In Procambarus clarkii isolate CNS0578487 chromosome 6, FALCON_Pclarkii_2.0, whole genome shotgun sequence, one DNA window encodes the following:
- the LOC123754074 gene encoding keratin, type I cytoskeletal 10, which yields MLVAVLVASSYAEPEVSSFSTSSTAGGGFGLSSPSIGGGFGSFGEGTRHGSFGGVGGGYGSGSGATSHSIFNLGTPQVGYGSSFGHGGSSNLGFGSSSLGGYDGSSFGGGFSGNSFGRGFGGSSLGGSYGTSSLGGFGSRSLSSGFGSNSFGGRFGGGSIGSIGASYGK from the coding sequence ATGCTTGTTGCCGTCTTGGTGGCCTCCAGTTATGCTGAACCTGAAGTGAGTTCCTTCTCCACCTCCTCTACCGCAGGAGGAGGCTTTGGACTCTCCAGCCCGAGCATTGGAGGAGGCTTTGGCTCATTTGGTGAAGGAACACGTCACGGTTCctttggaggtgttggtggaggctaCGGTTCCGGAAGCGGCGCCACAAGTCATTCCATTTTCAACCTTGGAACGCCACAGGTTGGATACGGAAGCAGCTTTGGACATGGAGGATCTTCAAACCTAGGTTTCGGTAGCAGCTCTCTTGGTGGTTATGATGGCAGTTCCTTCGGTGGAGGTTTCAGTGGCAATTCCTTTGGTCGAGGATTTGGTGGCAGCTCTCTTGGCGGTAGTTACGGTACcagctccctgggtggttttggtAGTAGGTCCCTCAGCAGTGGTTTTGGTAGTAACTCATTTGGTGGAAGATTCGGTGGTGGCTCTATTGGCAGCATCGGAGCATCGTATGGGAAATAA
- the LOC123754073 gene encoding keratin, type I cytoskeletal 10 encodes MSVAVLVASSCAEPEVSSFSTSTTAGGGFGLSSPSIGRGFGSFGEGTRHGSFGGVGGGYGSGSGVTSHSIFNLGAPQGGSGGSFGHGGSSSLGFGSSSLGGYGGSSFGGGFGGNSFGRGFGGSSLGVSYGVSSLGGFGGRSLSSGYGGSSLGGGFGGRSLGGFGGNSFGGRFGGGSTGSIGASYGK; translated from the coding sequence ATGAGTGTTGCCGTCCTGGTGGCCTCCAGTTGTGCTGAGCCTGAAGTGAGTTCCTTCTCCACTTCCACGACCGCAGGTGGAGGCTTTGGGCTCTCCAGCCCGAGCATCGGAAGAGGCTTCGGCTCATTTGGTGAAGGAACGCGCCACGGTTCctttggaggtgttggtggaggctaCGGTTCCGGAAGCGGCGTCACAAGTCATTCCATTTTCAACCTTGGAGCGCCCCAGGGTGGATCCGGAGGCAGCTTTGGACATGGAGGATCCTCTAGCCTAGGTTTCGGTAGCAGCTCTCttggtggttatggtggcagCTCCTTTGGTGGAGGTTTCGGTGGAAATTCCTTTGGTCGAGGATTTGGTGGCAGCTCTCTTGGCGTTAGTTACGGTGTcagctccctgggtggttttggtGGCAGGTCCCTCAGCAGTGGCTACGGTGGCAGCTCACTTGGTGGAGGATTCGGTGGCAGGTCCCTGGGTGGTTTTGGTGGTAACTCATTTGGTGGAAGATTCGGTGGTGGCTCTACTGGCAGCATCGGGGCATCATATGGGAAATAA